In the genome of Massilibacillus massiliensis, one region contains:
- a CDS encoding zinc-binding dehydrogenase: protein MMRAVVLAGPNDFKATQIETPEIGDHEILLEMKKAAICGTDIRILEGKKTKDVRYPSVIGHEMCGVIKKVGKEVRDFAVGNKVAIANVIPCHACNSCLNGRENACMNRKAIGYEFNGGFAEYVLIPEIALASGNVIRLPAHVSFAEGALIEPLACCIRGLKNAGTGFNDTVLIVGAGPIGLMHLQLAKIAGACKVIVSEPIASRREKAEKLGADLIVDPTKEILQEIIRKETDGLGVDVIMVAIGVPQIVNSTIKLCKKGGTVNLFAGFAGTGECTIEVNTIHYGEINVNGSTAYKRQDYLEAAQMVINQKINLKEIVTHTFKIEEFQQAYEVCKRGEGLKVLIEP from the coding sequence ATGATGCGAGCCGTTGTTTTAGCGGGACCTAATGATTTCAAAGCAACGCAGATTGAAACGCCTGAAATTGGAGATCATGAGATCTTATTAGAAATGAAAAAAGCGGCAATTTGTGGAACAGATATCCGAATTTTAGAAGGAAAGAAGACGAAGGATGTTCGTTATCCCTCTGTTATCGGACATGAAATGTGTGGAGTCATTAAAAAAGTAGGAAAAGAAGTACGTGACTTTGCTGTAGGAAATAAAGTTGCAATTGCAAATGTGATTCCTTGTCATGCTTGTAACAGCTGTCTGAATGGCAGAGAGAATGCCTGCATGAATAGAAAGGCGATTGGTTACGAATTCAATGGAGGGTTTGCCGAGTATGTTTTAATTCCTGAAATTGCTTTGGCAAGCGGCAATGTGATCCGTCTTCCTGCGCATGTTTCTTTTGCAGAGGGTGCACTGATCGAACCTCTTGCATGTTGTATTCGGGGACTTAAAAATGCGGGAACGGGATTTAATGATACGGTATTAATTGTAGGTGCCGGCCCGATCGGGCTTATGCATTTGCAATTGGCTAAAATTGCGGGCGCTTGTAAGGTCATTGTGAGTGAACCTATTGCCTCCAGACGTGAGAAAGCAGAAAAACTGGGCGCTGATCTTATTGTAGATCCGACCAAAGAAATTCTGCAGGAAATAATCAGGAAGGAAACGGATGGTTTAGGCGTGGATGTTATTATGGTCGCAATCGGTGTGCCGCAAATTGTAAATTCAACGATTAAACTATGTAAGAAGGGTGGAACCGTGAATTTATTTGCCGGTTTTGCCGGTACCGGTGAGTGTACGATTGAAGTAAATACCATTCATTATGGTGAAATCAATGTCAATGGATCTACTGCCTATAAACGTCAAGATTATCTTGAAGCGGCTCAAATGGTAATCAATCAAAAAATAAATTTGAAAGAAATTGTTACACATACATTCAAAATTGAAGAATTTCAACAGGCTTATGAAGTTTGTAAGCGTGGTGAAGGATTAAAAGTTTTGATTGAGCCATGA
- a CDS encoding class I fructose-bisphosphate aldolase, which translates to MAMLGKAVRMSRLVNSKSNKMMAITVDHSISRGIMHGLIPIQETIDKIVAGGPDAITMTKGIAELCLPKHVGKVSLLLKCSSYSPVQPTYDVCFGDVEEGVRMGADAVSVGAMLLGDHQAEQLRDIGLMSKQCMAAGMPLIGHMYPKGESVQPEDRTKWENIAYCVRAGAELGVDIIKTTYTGDPKSMEKVVKACPARVVIQGGDIGNTAEEYIKMTREALDVGVGGVTFGRFVWEYKDITSLVKTLRSVIHENYSVKEAVEMLHDLESDAKKTE; encoded by the coding sequence ATGGCGATGTTAGGTAAAGCAGTTCGTATGAGCAGACTTGTGAATTCGAAAAGTAATAAGATGATGGCGATCACGGTGGATCATTCTATTTCAAGAGGTATTATGCATGGGTTGATTCCAATTCAGGAAACCATTGATAAAATTGTTGCCGGGGGACCAGATGCGATTACAATGACAAAAGGTATTGCAGAATTATGTCTTCCAAAACATGTTGGTAAAGTATCCTTGCTCTTAAAATGCTCGAGTTATTCACCTGTGCAGCCTACGTATGATGTATGCTTTGGTGATGTCGAAGAAGGTGTAAGAATGGGCGCAGATGCAGTATCCGTTGGTGCTATGTTGCTTGGAGATCATCAGGCGGAGCAGCTTCGCGATATTGGATTGATGTCCAAGCAATGTATGGCAGCCGGTATGCCGCTCATCGGGCATATGTATCCTAAAGGGGAATCGGTTCAACCAGAAGATCGCACGAAATGGGAGAACATTGCCTACTGTGTCAGAGCAGGCGCTGAATTAGGTGTGGATATTATTAAAACGACCTATACCGGAGATCCTAAAAGTATGGAAAAAGTGGTGAAAGCGTGTCCGGCACGCGTTGTTATCCAAGGCGGTGACATAGGAAATACCGCTGAAGAATATATAAAAATGACGCGGGAAGCACTGGATGTCGGTGTTGGCGGGGTTACATTCGGCAGATTTGTTTGGGAATATAAAGATATTACTTCATTAGTGAAGACCTTGCGCAGTGTAATTCATGAAAATTACAGCGTGAAAGAAGCAGTTGAAATGTTACATGATCTTGAAAGCGATGCCAAAAAAACGGAATAA
- a CDS encoding D-2-hydroxyacid dehydrogenase — protein sequence MKIVILDGYTENPGDLSWAGFEKLGELTVYDRTPHEKIIERIAKAEAVIVNKTPIDKATLAACPNIRYIGVLATGYNVVDVNEAKERGIIVTNIPTYGTDAVAQFAIALLLEVCHHVGHHSQAVYAGKWEHNVDWCFWDYPLIELAGKTMGIIGFGRIGQATGRIAKALGMKVIAHDAHQNEAGAMIAEYVSLETLFAQADVIALHCPLFPSTEGMINRDNIAKMKDGVIIINNSRGPLVCEADLAEALNSGKVYAAGLDVVSTEPIKGDNPLLQAKNCIITPHISWAPKESRNRLMDIAVNNLTAFVNGDPVNVVNKG from the coding sequence ATGAAAATTGTAATTTTAGATGGCTATACAGAAAATCCTGGGGATTTAAGCTGGGCTGGATTTGAAAAGCTAGGGGAACTTACGGTATATGATAGAACGCCTCATGAAAAAATCATTGAACGAATTGCCAAAGCCGAGGCTGTAATCGTGAATAAGACGCCGATTGATAAAGCAACGCTTGCAGCATGCCCGAATATACGTTATATCGGAGTTTTAGCGACTGGATACAATGTTGTAGATGTAAATGAAGCGAAGGAAAGAGGCATTATCGTTACGAATATTCCTACGTATGGAACGGATGCTGTCGCGCAATTTGCGATTGCGTTATTACTAGAGGTTTGTCACCATGTAGGACATCATAGTCAGGCTGTTTATGCCGGTAAGTGGGAACATAATGTGGATTGGTGCTTTTGGGACTATCCATTGATTGAATTGGCAGGAAAAACGATGGGGATTATTGGATTTGGACGAATTGGCCAAGCAACAGGTCGGATTGCCAAAGCTTTGGGAATGAAAGTGATTGCGCATGATGCACATCAAAATGAGGCTGGGGCGATGATTGCAGAATATGTTTCTTTGGAGACATTGTTTGCGCAAGCGGATGTTATCGCTCTACATTGTCCGCTATTTCCATCAACCGAAGGTATGATCAATCGTGACAATATTGCAAAAATGAAAGATGGCGTTATCATTATCAATAATTCGCGAGGACCGTTAGTTTGTGAAGCCGATTTGGCGGAAGCACTAAATTCGGGCAAAGTATATGCGGCGGGACTTGATGTCGTTTCCACAGAGCCGATAAAAGGGGATAATCCATTGTTGCAGGCGAAAAATTGTATCATTACGCCGCATATCTCTTGGGCGCCAAAGGAAAGTCGGAACCGTCTGATGGATATTGCGGTGAACAATCTGACAGCATTCGTCAATGGGGATCCGGTCAATGTAGTAAATAAAGGTTGA
- a CDS encoding PIN domain-containing protein — MDLIEKHSKTTKLKIYLDNCCFNRPFDDQTQLKIHLETQAKLYVQAQILKRELDFVWSYILEYENMQNPFEIRRQSIILWKDIATETVIESKDILTFAETLKTKGIKTKDALHISCAVASKCDYYLTTDKKLLNKDISEIDIINPIELISRLEVE; from the coding sequence ATGGATTTAATAGAAAAACATAGCAAGACGACAAAGTTAAAAATCTATTTGGATAATTGTTGCTTTAATCGACCATTTGATGATCAAACACAATTAAAAATTCATTTGGAAACACAAGCCAAACTCTATGTTCAAGCACAGATACTAAAGCGGGAACTCGATTTTGTCTGGTCCTATATTTTAGAATATGAAAATATGCAGAATCCTTTTGAAATTCGAAGACAATCTATTATTCTTTGGAAAGATATTGCCACTGAAACCGTAATTGAATCCAAAGATATCTTAACATTCGCTGAAACTCTTAAGACAAAAGGTATAAAAACCAAAGATGCCCTGCATATCTCTTGTGCCGTTGCTTCTAAATGTGATTATTACCTTACCACAGATAAAAAGTTATTAAATAAAGATATTTCCGAAATTGATATAATAAATCCTATAGAATTAATAAGCCGATTGGAGGTTGAGTAA
- a CDS encoding tRNA nucleotidyltransferase/poly(A) polymerase family protein gives MGLTERQFAEIVAEHGGRVFRVGGSVRDHFMRAVPKDIDFSVVGMVKKNFKLLFPDAQECGKSFPVFLLAIDGIKREVAFARTEKKVGTGYKGFRVSAKPKITIEEDLYRRDTTVNSMAQDALTGEIIDPYGGRADIEAKILRATSEHFSDDPIRALRLAGQAARFNFTVDPGTLPLMSATKEELAEEPVERIVAELGKVLSEAQKPAMFFEILARTALLSVTFAELANISEAIFAKAMTQLNAVAHETKDAKIRFAAFGVTLDKERLTAWNTAMTLPNDWLNAASIVNELITELEKATPEKIFDAMQRLRRGSLNLEEFDLITKGTNLNVLQLCPLKKVMVLPKDEAIPPELKGKEIGEWLKQKQIALLKNYLSRAIE, from the coding sequence ATGGGTTTAACAGAACGGCAGTTTGCCGAAATTGTCGCTGAACATGGCGGACGGGTTTTTAGAGTTGGTGGCTCTGTTCGTGATCATTTTATGAGAGCAGTGCCCAAGGATATTGATTTTAGTGTAGTCGGTATGGTAAAGAAAAATTTTAAATTGCTTTTTCCCGATGCACAGGAATGCGGTAAATCATTTCCTGTTTTTCTTTTAGCGATTGATGGGATTAAGCGCGAGGTTGCTTTTGCTCGGACCGAGAAAAAAGTAGGTACAGGGTATAAAGGTTTTAGAGTGTCCGCCAAACCCAAAATTACGATTGAAGAGGATTTATATCGCCGGGATACGACCGTGAATTCGATGGCGCAGGATGCTTTGACGGGTGAAATTATCGATCCATATGGTGGGAGAGCCGATATCGAGGCAAAAATACTAAGAGCAACGAGCGAGCATTTTTCTGATGATCCTATACGTGCTTTACGCCTTGCCGGACAAGCTGCGCGGTTTAATTTTACTGTGGACCCGGGAACGCTTCCGCTTATGTCGGCGACCAAAGAGGAGCTTGCCGAGGAACCCGTAGAACGAATTGTTGCTGAGCTAGGAAAGGTTTTATCAGAAGCACAAAAACCGGCAATGTTTTTTGAGATTTTGGCAAGAACAGCGTTACTTTCAGTTACATTTGCAGAACTTGCAAATATAAGCGAAGCTATTTTTGCAAAGGCTATGACACAGTTAAATGCTGTAGCACATGAAACGAAAGATGCTAAAATCAGGTTTGCAGCCTTCGGCGTCACATTAGATAAGGAAAGACTTACTGCATGGAATACTGCGATGACATTGCCAAATGATTGGTTAAATGCAGCAAGTATTGTCAACGAACTTATAACTGAATTGGAGAAGGCGACACCGGAAAAGATTTTTGATGCCATGCAAAGGCTAAGACGTGGTTCGCTTAATCTCGAAGAGTTCGATTTGATTACCAAAGGGACGAATTTAAATGTTTTACAGTTGTGTCCTTTGAAAAAAGTCATGGTACTGCCGAAGGATGAAGCTATTCCTCCGGAGTTGAAAGGAAAAGAGATTGGGGAATGGCTGAAACAAAAACAAATCGCACTGCTTAAAAATTATTTAAGTCGTGCGATTGAATAA
- a CDS encoding LysR family transcriptional regulator has protein sequence MTLQQLKYIIEIVNCGSINEAAKRLYITQPSLSSAVKELENEVGIDLFIRTSKGIQLSRDGAEFLGYARQVVEQVGLLEQRYLNKKPYRQLCSISTQHYAFAVNAFVNFIQKSGAEEYEFTLRETRTYEIIEDVKNLRSEIGIMYKNPFNRRVIEKLLRENRLDFHPLFTAKPHIFISTQNPLAKQKVVTLEDLQEYPYLSFEQGEFNSFYFSEEILSTVFRKKSIHVSDRATLFNLLIGLNGYTISTGIVSADLNGDNIISVPLDVDDHIQIGWISNHRTQLSKQANAYLDELKSVILEYGLYVEE, from the coding sequence ATGACATTGCAGCAGCTAAAATATATTATTGAAATTGTAAATTGCGGATCTATTAATGAAGCCGCAAAAAGGCTGTATATTACGCAGCCTAGTCTATCTAGTGCGGTCAAAGAACTTGAAAATGAAGTTGGCATCGATCTATTTATTCGGACTTCCAAGGGAATTCAACTTTCGCGGGATGGTGCTGAATTTCTTGGTTATGCCCGGCAGGTTGTGGAACAGGTTGGGCTTTTGGAACAACGGTACTTGAACAAAAAGCCGTATCGGCAGCTTTGTTCTATTTCTACACAACATTATGCTTTTGCCGTCAATGCGTTTGTTAATTTTATTCAGAAAAGCGGTGCAGAAGAGTATGAATTTACGCTTAGAGAGACGCGAACTTATGAAATTATCGAAGATGTCAAAAATTTGCGCAGTGAAATCGGTATTATGTATAAGAATCCATTTAATCGCAGGGTGATAGAGAAATTGTTACGGGAAAATCGGCTTGATTTTCATCCATTATTTACGGCAAAGCCCCATATTTTTATTAGTACGCAAAATCCGCTTGCGAAACAAAAGGTTGTAACCTTGGAAGATTTGCAGGAATATCCATATCTATCTTTCGAACAGGGCGAGTTTAACTCTTTCTATTTTTCAGAAGAAATTTTGAGTACGGTATTTCGTAAAAAAAGTATTCATGTCAGCGATCGGGCGACTTTATTTAACCTGTTAATTGGGCTGAATGGGTATACAATCTCTACTGGAATTGTCAGTGCGGATTTAAATGGTGATAACATTATATCGGTACCGCTAGACGTTGACGATCATATTCAGATCGGCTGGATTTCCAATCATCGCACGCAGCTTAGTAAACAAGCGAATGCTTATTTAGATGAATTGAAGTCTGTAATTTTAGAATATGGGCTTTATGTGGAAGAATAG
- a CDS encoding pyridoxamine 5'-phosphate oxidase family protein — translation MVTKNDLTRILETQTEIALATSVENTPNVRIVNFYFDSTTNLLFFATFGDNEKVKEFEQNKKVAFTTIPHHGNEHVKATGIVKQSKQTIFDIADHFIAKIPDYKDTIEQAGQFLILFEIQFDTAIVTLDFENIATIQLN, via the coding sequence ATGGTTACAAAAAATGATTTAACAAGAATTTTAGAAACACAGACAGAAATTGCGCTGGCGACCAGCGTAGAAAATACACCGAATGTTAGAATCGTAAATTTTTATTTTGACAGTACTACCAACCTTTTGTTTTTTGCTACTTTTGGCGATAACGAAAAAGTGAAAGAATTTGAGCAAAATAAAAAAGTTGCTTTTACAACCATCCCGCATCACGGTAATGAACATGTAAAAGCAACAGGGATTGTGAAACAAAGCAAACAAACCATCTTTGACATCGCTGATCATTTCATAGCTAAAATTCCCGACTATAAAGATACCATAGAGCAAGCCGGACAATTTTTAATTTTATTTGAAATTCAATTTGATACAGCCATCGTGACATTAGACTTTGAAAATATCGCTACAATTCAATTGAATTAA
- a CDS encoding helix-turn-helix transcriptional regulator, whose protein sequence is MQKSERLNDMMLYLNDKNSFHLKDIMGKYAISKSTAIRDLKSLEQIGMPIYSQVGRNGYYGILSNRLLSPIVFTVDEMYALYFSMCTLRAYESTPFHLHVEKLKEKFEMCLSEEKVEAVHKMEKVLTLGVLKHHNSSVLLKEILQMAIEEKGCEILYKKESADTLYVVQFFEITSAYGQWYVTAHNFATNRPQVFRCDKIISMKQTLQYATKTIDELKKAGVKIFRNQAAIDFEVVITKKGVDLFHKEHYPSIQLYMEEEKFLLRGFYNQGEENFIANYLIAYAENIISIKPDKLKNLLCSRIDALKQYYTTI, encoded by the coding sequence ATGCAAAAATCAGAACGGTTAAATGATATGATGCTGTATTTAAATGACAAAAATTCATTTCACTTGAAAGATATTATGGGAAAATATGCGATTTCAAAAAGTACGGCAATACGTGATCTCAAATCATTAGAACAGATTGGAATGCCGATTTATTCGCAGGTAGGGAGAAATGGTTACTATGGAATTTTGTCCAATCGTTTGCTTTCTCCGATCGTGTTTACAGTAGATGAAATGTATGCATTGTATTTTTCTATGTGTACATTGCGTGCATATGAATCAACCCCATTTCATCTGCACGTGGAAAAATTAAAAGAAAAATTTGAAATGTGTTTATCAGAGGAAAAAGTTGAGGCGGTTCACAAAATGGAAAAAGTCCTCACTTTAGGTGTTTTAAAACATCACAATAGCAGCGTGTTGTTAAAGGAAATTTTACAAATGGCGATAGAGGAAAAGGGCTGTGAAATTTTATATAAAAAAGAATCTGCTGATACGTTATATGTCGTGCAATTTTTTGAAATTACCTCTGCATATGGGCAATGGTATGTAACTGCACATAATTTTGCAACAAATCGGCCCCAAGTATTTCGGTGTGATAAAATCATTTCAATGAAGCAGACCCTTCAATATGCTACGAAAACGATTGATGAATTAAAGAAAGCGGGAGTGAAAATTTTCAGAAATCAAGCTGCAATTGATTTTGAAGTTGTTATAACTAAAAAAGGTGTGGATTTATTTCACAAAGAACATTATCCTTCTATACAGCTTTATATGGAGGAAGAAAAGTTTTTGCTTAGAGGTTTTTACAATCAGGGCGAAGAAAATTTTATCGCCAATTACTTGATTGCATATGCCGAAAACATCATCTCAATAAAACCAGACAAACTTAAGAATTTACTTTGTTCCAGAATTGATGCGCTAAAACAATATTATACGACCATATAA
- the bioB gene encoding biotin synthase BioB: MGAKEIVELGEKVLSGQEINEEEALYLAETCAEDIPLLGAYANKIRSKFAGDKVDMCGVINARSGLCSEDCKFCSQSVYYQTDSQPFSLISKEAAFAAAEKLFKAGAERTSIVTSGKGMEDDPDFVYIVQMLQYILSKSKMKICANLGTINYEQAVYLKKIGIKRYAHNLETSQNFYPQICTTHPYEERFDTLTAVKKAGLELCSGGIIGLGESWSDRISLALTLRALDVDSVPINILNPIKGTLLEYQEPLSVLDILKTFAIFRFILPDKIIRPAGGREVNLRDMQGAVMLAGANGLIVGNYLTFGGRDIEKDFMMVKDAGLCPEMN, encoded by the coding sequence ATGGGTGCAAAAGAGATTGTTGAGCTTGGTGAAAAGGTTTTATCTGGACAAGAAATCAATGAAGAAGAGGCTTTATATTTGGCGGAAACTTGTGCAGAAGACATTCCCTTACTTGGGGCTTATGCAAATAAGATCCGTAGTAAGTTTGCAGGGGATAAGGTTGATATGTGCGGCGTAATCAATGCACGTTCAGGTTTATGTTCAGAAGATTGTAAGTTCTGCTCTCAATCCGTATATTATCAGACGGATTCTCAGCCATTTTCTTTAATATCAAAAGAGGCAGCTTTTGCCGCTGCAGAAAAACTTTTTAAAGCTGGTGCAGAGCGTACGAGTATTGTTACGAGCGGAAAAGGAATGGAAGATGATCCGGATTTTGTTTATATTGTTCAAATGCTACAGTATATTTTGTCGAAATCTAAGATGAAAATTTGTGCGAACTTGGGAACCATTAACTACGAACAGGCAGTTTATTTGAAAAAAATAGGTATTAAGAGGTATGCACATAATCTTGAAACCAGTCAAAACTTTTATCCGCAGATATGTACAACGCATCCTTATGAGGAACGATTTGATACCCTGACAGCGGTGAAAAAAGCTGGATTAGAGCTTTGTTCAGGCGGTATTATTGGGTTGGGCGAGAGTTGGAGTGATCGGATCAGTCTTGCACTTACGTTGCGCGCGCTAGATGTGGATTCTGTTCCGATTAATATATTAAATCCGATCAAAGGAACGTTATTAGAATATCAAGAGCCATTATCTGTATTGGATATTTTAAAGACATTTGCTATTTTCCGATTTATTTTACCCGATAAAATTATACGCCCGGCAGGAGGGCGCGAAGTGAATTTACGGGATATGCAGGGCGCTGTTATGTTAGCGGGGGCAAATGGTTTAATTGTTGGCAATTATTTAACGTTTGGTGGTCGCGATATAGAAAAAGATTTTATGATGGTTAAAGATGCAGGCTTGTGTCCTGAAATGAATTAG
- the bioB gene encoding biotin synthase BioB — translation MSYDLIFSLGKKVLDGGQLTLEEALQLTQIHEDDIPILLGVANKVRIKFTGNQVDTCEIVNARSGGCSENCKFCAQSAHHKVEFERYPLMPEDQIIDAAKAAESHGAYRFCVVTAGCGMKADSDFVKLTDAIKRIGRETNLERCCSLGILEPEHVKALKKAGITRYHHNLETSKSYFDQICTTHTYDERVNTIKHIKAEGLEVCSGGIIGLGESWENRIELAFALKELDVDSVPINVLNPVKGTALEDRLPLKPMEVLQTFAIFRLILPTKILRYAGGREKALGELVPLGFLSGINGMLIGNYLTTNGRGANRDIDTIRELGLKPIVEQAL, via the coding sequence ATGAGTTATGATTTGATTTTTTCCTTGGGGAAAAAGGTTTTGGATGGTGGGCAGCTGACGCTTGAAGAAGCGTTGCAGCTTACACAAATTCATGAAGATGATATTCCGATTTTATTGGGGGTCGCCAATAAGGTGCGAATAAAATTTACCGGGAATCAAGTTGACACTTGTGAAATCGTCAATGCCCGTTCAGGTGGCTGCTCAGAAAACTGCAAATTTTGTGCACAATCCGCCCATCATAAAGTAGAGTTTGAAAGATATCCGTTAATGCCGGAAGATCAGATCATAGATGCCGCAAAGGCTGCTGAATCTCATGGCGCATATCGTTTTTGTGTTGTAACGGCTGGGTGTGGGATGAAAGCGGATTCGGATTTTGTTAAACTTACCGATGCAATTAAGCGGATTGGGCGAGAAACAAATTTAGAGCGTTGTTGCTCACTTGGAATTTTAGAGCCGGAGCATGTCAAAGCTTTGAAAAAAGCTGGGATCACACGCTATCATCATAACCTAGAGACAAGCAAAAGTTATTTTGATCAAATTTGTACGACACATACTTATGATGAACGTGTTAATACAATAAAACATATTAAAGCTGAAGGATTGGAAGTCTGCTCAGGTGGTATTATCGGCTTAGGTGAGAGCTGGGAAAATCGAATAGAGCTGGCGTTTGCACTGAAAGAATTAGACGTGGACTCTGTGCCGATTAATGTCTTAAATCCCGTAAAAGGAACTGCACTTGAAGACCGTTTACCCTTGAAACCAATGGAAGTTTTGCAGACGTTTGCAATATTTAGATTGATATTGCCTACAAAAATTTTGCGTTATGCGGGTGGTCGTGAAAAAGCATTAGGAGAACTGGTACCACTTGGTTTTCTTTCAGGCATCAATGGAATGCTGATCGGCAATTATTTGACCACCAATGGACGTGGTGCGAATCGCGATATTGATACGATTCGGGAATTGGGATTGAAACCGATTGTAGAGCAGGCATTATAG
- the rbr gene encoding rubrerythrin has translation MQLKGTKTEKNLAAAFAGESQARNKYTYFASVAKKEGYEQIAAIFDETANNEKEHAKLWFKALGELGDTPANLLHAAEGENYEWTDMYDGFAKDAEEEGFTALAAQFRMVAKIEKAHEERYRALIKNIEMQKVFEKSEEKIWECRNCGHLVMGKKAPKMCPVCAHPQSFFEVRKENY, from the coding sequence ATGCAATTAAAAGGAACAAAAACAGAAAAAAATCTAGCGGCGGCATTTGCAGGTGAATCTCAGGCAAGAAATAAGTATACATACTTTGCATCCGTTGCCAAAAAAGAAGGTTATGAGCAAATCGCTGCGATATTCGATGAAACAGCAAATAACGAAAAAGAGCATGCGAAACTTTGGTTTAAAGCGCTCGGGGAACTTGGTGACACGCCTGCGAATTTACTTCATGCTGCCGAAGGTGAAAACTATGAATGGACAGATATGTATGACGGTTTTGCCAAAGATGCGGAAGAAGAAGGATTTACTGCTTTAGCAGCGCAATTTAGAATGGTTGCAAAAATTGAAAAAGCGCATGAAGAAAGATATCGTGCACTGATTAAAAATATAGAAATGCAAAAAGTATTTGAAAAATCCGAAGAAAAAATCTGGGAATGCCGCAATTGTGGACATCTTGTAATGGGCAAAAAAGCACCTAAGATGTGTCCTGTTTGCGCACATCCACAAAGCTTCTTTGAAGTTAGAAAAGAAAATTATTAA
- a CDS encoding VOC family protein, which translates to MRLGAIVLDSDNIEELSDFYASMLGWTKSSQIHEEEKWITVIKADYSETPLIFQENPDYSSPKWPSNKDEQQQMIHLDFYVRMDEFESKIEHAIQCGAKIAESQFSNRWKVMIDIAGHPFCIIPIPKDIYEQRYR; encoded by the coding sequence ATGAGATTAGGCGCAATAGTATTAGATAGTGATAACATTGAAGAATTATCTGATTTTTATGCAAGCATGTTAGGGTGGACTAAAAGTAGCCAGATTCATGAAGAGGAAAAATGGATTACTGTAATAAAAGCGGATTATAGCGAAACACCTTTAATATTTCAAGAAAACCCTGATTATAGCAGCCCCAAATGGCCATCCAATAAGGACGAACAGCAACAAATGATACATTTGGACTTTTATGTTAGAATGGATGAATTTGAAAGTAAAATAGAGCACGCAATTCAGTGTGGAGCTAAAATCGCGGAAAGCCAATTTTCAAATAGATGGAAAGTGATGATAGACATTGCCGGACATCCTTTTTGCATTATTCCAATACCAAAAGATATATATGAACAGCGATATCGTTAA
- a CDS encoding helix-turn-helix domain-containing protein: MNCEKIGRLIYQLRKEKSMTQKDLADLMNISDKTISKWERGLGCPDVSLLPELSQNLGVPIEYLLSGSIELNETIGGNMKKIKFYVCPQCQNLMTATGEANISCCGKKLEPLTAVKTDEKHRLAIEPIEDELYISASHEMIKEHYIAFVAYVTGDKVFIVKQYPEWNLQFRFHKFGHGKLYFYCSNHGLFQQTI; encoded by the coding sequence ATGAATTGCGAAAAAATCGGCAGATTAATCTACCAGCTGCGAAAAGAAAAATCCATGACACAAAAAGACCTTGCTGATTTAATGAATATCAGCGATAAAACAATCAGCAAATGGGAACGGGGACTTGGCTGCCCCGATGTATCCTTACTCCCAGAATTATCGCAAAACCTTGGCGTTCCGATTGAATATCTCTTATCCGGCAGCATTGAATTAAACGAAACCATTGGAGGAAATATGAAAAAGATAAAATTTTACGTCTGCCCGCAATGTCAAAATCTCATGACTGCGACGGGCGAGGCCAACATCTCCTGCTGCGGGAAAAAGCTGGAACCATTAACCGCAGTTAAAACCGATGAAAAACATCGATTAGCAATAGAACCTATAGAGGATGAGCTCTATATCTCTGCCTCTCATGAGATGATAAAAGAACATTATATTGCATTTGTCGCCTATGTTACAGGTGATAAAGTTTTTATCGTGAAACAATATCCCGAATGGAATCTGCAATTTAGATTTCATAAATTCGGGCACGGCAAACTATATTTCTATTGTTCCAATCACGGATTATTCCAGCAAACCATTTAA